The Chanodichthys erythropterus isolate Z2021 chromosome 12, ASM2448905v1, whole genome shotgun sequence genome contains a region encoding:
- the abcg2d gene encoding broad substrate specificity ATP-binding cassette transporter ABCG2d yields the protein MTDNAVFEHDEITEETGRNGMSLSKVIAMEPMKKQHGATVSFHSIRYRVDQKSGPICKRTTVQKEILVDLNGIMRPGLNAILGPTGSGKSSFLDVLAARKDPAGLSGEVLINGALQPPNFKCLSGYVVQDDIVMGTLTVRENLRFSAALRLSSQISPREKETRVNHLISELGLNKVADAKVGTQLIRGISGGERKRTSIGMELIIDPSVLFLDEPTTGLDASTAHSVLLLLKRMAGQGRTIIMSIHQPRYSIYRLFDSLTLLASGKQVYHGPAQDALDYFANIGYACEAHNNPADFFLDVINGSATAVNMTKIQNNGDLEFEVAAISQQCIEDQLVDKYNNCSYARGIKAELERIIRTKDNNIRAKCHTITYNSSFFHQLHWVLWRTFWNLMLNPQTSVAQLAVTTLMAAIVGAIFYGVKDDQSGIQNRFGVLFFITTNQCFSTLSAAELFITERKLFIHEYTSGYYRVSVYFLSKILSDIITQRTIPTILFTCVIYFMIGLKPTAAAFFIFMLTVILVACTAAAMAMAISADQSVVAVANIFMTVSFIFMMIFSGLLVNLKSIMDWLSWLKYLSIPRYGLEALEINEFVGLNFCGNVSAVMSGPATDILTCTGEQHLTFQGIDYSSWGLWQNHVALTVMTLIFLIIAYIKLRYIHTFS from the exons ATGACTGACAATGCTGTCTTTGAGCATGATGAAATCACTGAAGAGACGGGCAGAAATGGGATGTCTTTGTCAAAGGTCATTGCCATGGAGCCCATGAAAAAGCAACATGGAGCCACTGTCAGCTTTCACAGCATCCGTTATAGAGTAGATCAGAAGAGCGGACCCATCTGTAAGAGGACAACAGTCCAGAAAGAGATTCTGGTGGACCTTAA TGGGATCATGAGACCTGGTTTAAATGCTATTTTGGGTCCTACGGGAAGTGGCAAATCTTC GTTTTTGGATGTACTTGCAGCCAGGAAGGATCCTGCAGGTCTTTCTGGAGAAGTGCTCATCAATGGAGCCCTACAGCCGCCTAATTTCAAATGTCTTTCCGGTTATGTTGTCCAG GATGACATTGTGATGGGCACTCTAACGGTGAGAGAGAACCTTCGTTTCTCGGCTGCGCTGCGTTTGTCCTCCCAAATCAGTCCAAGGGAGAAGGAGACAAGAGTCAACCACCTCATCTCAGAGCTGGGCCTCAACAAAGTCGCAGATGCAAAG GTGGGCACGCAGCTTATTCGAGGTATCTCCGGTGGGGAGAGGAAGAGGACCAGCATTGGGATGGAGCTGATCATTGACCCCTCTGTGCTCTTTCTGGACGAGCCCACCACCGGTTTGGATGCTAGTACAGCTCATTCTGTGCTTCTGCTGCTGAAGAG aATGGCCGGTCAGGGACGCACCATCATCATGTCCATTCATCAGCCGCGGTACTCCATCTACCGGCTCTTCGACAGCCTCACCCTGCTGGCCAGTGGCAAACAAGTCTATCACGGACCCGCTCAAGACGCTCTAGACTACTTTGCCAACATTG GATATGCTTGTGAAGCTCATAATAACCCAGCTGATTTCTTCTTGGATGTCATTAATGGCAGCGCCACAGCTGTTAACATGACAAAGATTCAGAATAATGGAG ATCTTGAGTTTGAAGTGGCTGCCATCAGCCAGCAGTGTATTGAGGATCAGCTGGTGGACAAGTACAATAACTGCAGTTATGCACGGGGCATCAAAGCCGAGCTGGAACGCATCATCCGAACCAAAGACAACAATATCAGAGCCAAATGTCACACCATCACCTACAACAGCTCTTTCTTCCACCAGCTCCACTGGGTGTTATGGAGAACCTTCTGGAATCTAATGCTGAACCCACAGACTTCAGTAGCACAG TTGGCCGTCACGACCCTCATGGCTGCCATTGTTGGTGCCATCTTCTATGGAGTCAAAGATGACCAGAGTGGCATACAAAACAG GTTTGGTGTTTTGTTCTTCATCACAACGAATCAGTGTTTCAGCACACTCTCCGCTGCCGAGCTCTTCATCACAGAGCGCAAGCTGTTTAT TCATGAATACACAAGTGGATACTACAGAGTGTCTGTCTACTTCCTGTCCAAGATCCTGTCTGACATCATCACTCAGCGCACAATCCCTACCATACTGTTCACCTGTGTTATTTACTTCATGATCG GGCTAAAACCCACAGCGGCAGCGTTCTTCATCTTCATGCTGACAGTGATTCTGGTGGCTTGTACGGCCGCGGCCATGGCCATGGCCATCTCAGCTGACCAGTCAGTGGTGGCAGTGGCCAACATCTTTATGACCGTCAGCTTCATCTTCATGATG ATCTTCTCTGGTCTGCTGGTTAACCTGAAGAGCATCATGGACTGGCTGTCCTGGTTGAAGTATCTCAGCATCCCTCGCTATGGGCTTGAG GCACTGGAGATAAATGAGTTTGTGGGGCtgaatttttgtggaaatgtcTCTGCTGTGATGAGCGGCCCAGCCACAGACATCCTCAC GTGCACAGGAGAACAACATCTGACGTTCCAAGGGATCGATTACTCATCCTGGGGTTTGTGGCAGAACCACGTTGCACTTACAGTCATGACTTTGATCTTTCTCATCATTGCTTATATCAAGCTCAGATACATTCATACGTTCTCATAA